In Procambarus clarkii isolate CNS0578487 chromosome 5, FALCON_Pclarkii_2.0, whole genome shotgun sequence, the following are encoded in one genomic region:
- the LOC138351617 gene encoding uncharacterized protein: protein MIQGVVTPVQGYRVWRIQGVEDTECGGYSVWRIQSVEDTVCGGYRVWRIQSVEDTVCGGYRVWRIQSVEDTECGGYRVWRIQGVEDTGCGGYRVWRIQGVEDTGCGGYRVWRIQSVEDTGCGGYRVWRIQGVEDTGCGGYRVWRIQGVEDTGCGGYRVWRIQSVEDTECGGYRVWRIQSVEDTECGGYRVWRIQSVEDTECGGYRVWRIQSVEDTVYGYTIPSPPN, encoded by the coding sequence ATGATACAGGGTGTAGTTACACCAGTACAAGGATACAGGGTGTGGAGGATACAGGGTGTGGAGGATACAGAGTGTGGAGGATACAGTGTGTGGAGGATACAGAGTGTGGAGGATACAGTGTGTGGAGGATACAGGGTGTGGAGGATACAGAGTGTGGAGGATACAGTGTGTGGAGGATACAGGGTGTGGAGGATACAGAGTGTGGAGGATACAGAGTGTGGAGGATACAGAGTGTGGAGGATACAGGGTGTGGAGGATACAGGGTGTGGAGGATACAGGGTGTGGAGGATACAGGGTGTGGAGGATACAGGGTGTGGAGGATACAGAGTGTGGAGGATACAGAGTGTGGAGGATACAGGGTGTGGAGGATACAGGGTGTGGAGGATACAGGGTGTGGAGGATACAGGGTGTGGAGGATACAGAGTGTGGAGGATACAGGGTGTGGAGGATACAGGGTGTGGAGGATACAGAGTGTGGAGGATACAGAGTGTGGAGGATACAGAGTGTGGAGGATACAGAGTGTGGAGGATACAGAGTGTGGAGGATACAGAGTGTGGAGGATACAGAGTGTGGAGGATACAGAGTGTGGAGGATACAGAGTGTGGAGGATACAGGGTGTGGAGGATACAGAGTGTGGAGGATACAGTCTATGGTTataccatcccctccccccccaactag